Proteins co-encoded in one Chitinophagales bacterium genomic window:
- a CDS encoding DUF6565 domain-containing protein → MGLFDKLGGSKLGGKSSGNSGASRFGGGGNKGNNAMFGGVDPEGKSSKGKSPIVLVVGLTVVVVLLASMLYFGGYQFLTSDTSTKKDYIHAYEAFVNNVSKNYLTYSVDAWTEADKDFQKFSAKLYKEYYPEMSLSEKMEVGKLPIMYHIFKYKSTIEREVAGSVVENTRELRNHLQDIISNTAEIYDGSYDQRIRNILDDFKAHGDYLPSDADNQPAGLGTPSKEGF, encoded by the coding sequence ATGGGTCTTTTTGATAAACTGGGCGGTAGTAAGCTCGGAGGTAAAAGTAGCGGTAATAGCGGCGCAAGTCGCTTTGGAGGAGGAGGAAACAAAGGCAACAACGCCATGTTTGGAGGAGTAGATCCAGAAGGAAAATCTTCTAAAGGAAAATCTCCTATCGTTTTGGTAGTAGGCTTGACAGTCGTAGTCGTGCTACTAGCTTCCATGCTCTACTTTGGAGGCTACCAGTTTTTAACTTCCGATACCAGCACCAAAAAAGACTATATTCATGCTTATGAGGCTTTTGTAAACAATGTTTCTAAAAACTATTTGACCTATAGTGTAGACGCATGGACAGAGGCAGATAAAGATTTTCAAAAATTCTCGGCAAAACTCTACAAAGAATACTACCCTGAAATGTCACTCTCTGAAAAAATGGAAGTAGGAAAACTACCTATCATGTACCATATTTTCAAGTACAAAAGTACCATCGAGCGAGAAGTAGCGGGTTCGGTTGTTGAGAATACTAGGGAGTTGAGAAATCACCTGCAAGATATTATTAGCAATACTGCTGAGATTTATGATGGCAGTTATGACCAACGCATCCGAAATATTTTAGACGATTTCAAAGCACATGGCGATTATCTTCCCTCTGATGCAGACAATCAACCTGCTGGATTGGGAACACCTTCCAAAGAGGGGTTTTAG
- a CDS encoding sigma-70 family RNA polymerase sigma factor, whose product MSFAIAFNEFRPLLFSIAYRMTGNVADSEDILQDVFEKWLQLDSPQITNPKAYLCKSVSNRCINYLNQQKRHRESYKGTWLPEPLIAHPSLQHLDQNIDISYGIMRLLETLNPLERAIYLCKESFDFDYSELSEMFDKRPDHCRQLYHRAQQKLQSDKKRFAVNPQQQQHLLQLFAKAAQEGDFDGLLQFLKDDIGFYSDGGGKVPAATKPLFGKNIVAKFLVGIIQKFGEDYSIEPVLINQSVGGIIRDAVTDEVISVFVFEWEDAFIQNMYVLRNPDKLLIVK is encoded by the coding sequence ATGTCCTTTGCCATTGCCTTCAATGAATTTCGCCCTCTACTTTTCTCTATCGCTTACCGAATGACAGGAAATGTAGCGGATAGTGAAGACATACTTCAAGATGTTTTTGAGAAATGGCTCCAACTTGATTCACCTCAAATCACAAACCCCAAGGCCTATCTTTGCAAATCGGTCAGCAATCGCTGTATCAATTACCTCAACCAACAAAAAAGACACAGAGAAAGCTACAAAGGAACTTGGCTACCTGAGCCTCTGATAGCACATCCCAGCCTACAACATCTCGACCAAAACATAGATATTTCTTATGGAATTATGCGGCTTTTAGAAACCCTGAATCCATTGGAACGGGCTATTTACCTCTGCAAAGAAAGTTTTGATTTTGACTATTCAGAACTATCCGAAATGTTTGACAAACGCCCAGACCATTGCCGCCAACTGTATCACCGAGCACAACAAAAACTTCAATCAGACAAAAAACGCTTTGCAGTGAATCCTCAGCAACAACAGCATTTGCTACAATTGTTTGCCAAAGCTGCTCAAGAAGGTGATTTCGACGGTTTACTTCAATTTTTGAAAGATGATATTGGATTTTACAGTGATGGTGGAGGTAAAGTACCTGCTGCAACCAAGCCTTTATTTGGGAAAAATATTGTCGCCAAATTTTTGGTGGGTATCATCCAAAAATTTGGAGAGGATTATTCTATCGAACCTGTCCTCATTAACCAGTCAGTGGGCGGAATCATTCGAGATGCTGTTACAGATGAGGTGATTTCGGTGTTTGTTTTTGAGTGGGAAGATGCTTTCATCCAAAATATGTATGTACTTCGCAATCCCGATAAACTTTTGATAGTCAAATAA
- the meaB gene encoding methylmalonyl Co-A mutase-associated GTPase MeaB, with the protein MNKAATQLLSKLSSNNYRALARAISIVENEAEGYQDILTALRFDKQVPVVGITGPPGAGKSTLVNALIHHYLQKNFKIAIIAVDPTSPFNYGALLGDRIRLNTHYNNSDVYIRSLASRGSLGGLSHKIIEIVDVVKAANFDIIFVETVGVGQSEVEIAGLADTTVVTLVPEAGDEIQTMKAGLMEIADIFVVNKADRPQANQFSKNLQKLVHNKPQSEWQTPIIKTIATKEEGIEELAEQINAHHQINYTNTKKAFLLTQKALQIIQHRRMKDIDQRVLHQQIVAAIAENPNFNLYAFLQDVM; encoded by the coding sequence ATGAATAAGGCTGCAACCCAATTATTGTCCAAGCTCTCCTCCAACAATTACCGAGCTTTGGCAAGAGCCATTTCTATTGTCGAAAATGAAGCCGAGGGCTATCAAGATATACTCACTGCCTTGCGGTTCGACAAACAAGTGCCGGTTGTAGGTATCACAGGCCCTCCAGGTGCAGGAAAAAGCACTTTGGTCAATGCCTTAATCCATCATTACCTTCAAAAAAACTTCAAAATTGCCATTATTGCGGTAGATCCCACTTCGCCCTTCAATTATGGTGCATTGTTAGGGGATCGAATAAGGCTAAATACGCACTACAATAATTCAGATGTGTACATTCGCTCATTGGCTTCAAGAGGCTCATTGGGTGGACTTTCGCACAAAATCATAGAAATTGTGGATGTGGTGAAAGCGGCCAATTTTGACATCATTTTTGTAGAAACAGTAGGAGTAGGACAGTCTGAAGTAGAGATTGCAGGTTTGGCAGATACAACCGTAGTGACACTCGTACCAGAAGCGGGCGACGAAATTCAGACCATGAAAGCAGGTCTAATGGAAATTGCCGATATTTTTGTGGTCAACAAAGCAGACCGACCCCAAGCAAATCAGTTCTCCAAAAACCTTCAAAAACTTGTCCATAACAAACCTCAAAGTGAGTGGCAAACTCCCATCATCAAAACCATTGCCACCAAAGAGGAAGGTATTGAAGAACTGGCTGAACAAATCAATGCCCACCACCAAATCAACTACACCAACACTAAAAAGGCTTTCCTTCTTACCCAAAAAGCCCTTCAAATCATACAGCATAGACGTATGAAAGATATTGACCAAAGGGTACTTCATCAACAGATTGTGGCTGCAATAGCTGAAAACCCGAACTTCAATTTGTATGCTTTTTTGCAGGATGTGATGTAG
- a CDS encoding sigma-70 family RNA polymerase sigma factor produces the protein MEQTEDKQLAETPPKRSLAERNRIFQQEFMLHAEALYNFGYHLTYNEDDAKDLVQETFLKAYRFIDSYIEGTNAKAWLFKIMKNAFINDYRKKSKQPTKVDYEEVVTYQNSDSGSYVQYIDLRHEIFQGMLGDEVAHALNTLPVDFKTVVLLCDIEGFTYEEMSKIIDIPIGTVRSRLHRARNMLKDALKEYAKQMGYKEELDDEN, from the coding sequence ATGGAGCAAACAGAAGACAAACAATTGGCAGAAACACCCCCAAAACGCAGCTTAGCAGAGCGTAATCGTATCTTTCAACAAGAGTTTATGCTTCATGCAGAAGCACTCTACAACTTTGGTTATCACCTCACTTATAATGAAGATGATGCAAAAGATTTGGTTCAGGAAACTTTTTTGAAAGCATATCGGTTTATAGATTCGTACATTGAAGGCACAAATGCGAAAGCATGGCTTTTCAAAATCATGAAAAACGCCTTTATCAATGATTACCGCAAAAAATCGAAGCAACCAACAAAGGTGGATTATGAAGAAGTAGTCACCTATCAAAATTCTGATAGCGGTAGTTATGTGCAGTACATTGACTTACGACACGAAATTTTTCAAGGCATGTTGGGAGATGAAGTAGCTCATGCACTCAATACATTGCCCGTTGATTTCAAAACAGTCGTTTTGCTTTGTGATATTGAAGGGTTTACCTACGAAGAAATGTCTAAAATTATTGACATTCCGATAGGAACTGTCCGTTCTCGTTTGCACAGAGCCAGAAACATGCTCAAAGATGCACTGAAAGAATATGCCAAGCAAATGGGCTACAAAGAGGAATTAGATGATGAAAATTAA
- a CDS encoding OmpA family protein yields the protein MRHYILLFGILLLTLSSCSKKKMAALQSELNTYKADCINKVNKLEEEKKALRDNIQIVQRDLDLCREGLKNEQSKNKGLGEQLEYMKTTNANLLDRMSDLSIISKTGAESIKKSLEAIDQQSEYIKDLNKNINRKDSTNLALVMNLKRSLGGINDEDVTIEVKKGVVYVSLSDKMLFNSGSSNVLPRAHEVLSKIAKVVNDHRQLDILVEGHTDNVPISNSCVTDNWDLSVKRATAVVRILQNQYNVAPSRMTAGGRSEYSPKTSNDSASSRSINRRTEIIILPKLDEFFELNTLPEGGGR from the coding sequence ATGAGGCATTATATTTTACTGTTTGGTATTTTATTGTTGACATTGAGTTCCTGTTCTAAAAAGAAAATGGCGGCACTGCAATCAGAACTCAATACCTATAAAGCAGATTGTATCAACAAGGTGAACAAACTGGAGGAAGAAAAAAAGGCATTGCGTGACAATATTCAAATCGTTCAGAGGGACTTAGACCTGTGTAGAGAAGGACTGAAAAACGAACAGAGCAAAAACAAGGGTTTGGGAGAGCAGTTGGAATACATGAAAACCACCAATGCGAATCTCTTAGATAGGATGTCGGATTTGTCCATTATCAGCAAAACAGGTGCAGAGAGCATCAAGAAATCACTGGAAGCGATTGACCAGCAAAGTGAATATATCAAAGATCTCAACAAAAACATTAACCGTAAGGATTCAACCAATTTGGCTTTGGTGATGAACCTCAAACGTTCGCTTGGTGGCATCAATGATGAGGATGTGACCATTGAAGTGAAAAAAGGAGTGGTGTATGTCTCTTTGTCTGACAAAATGCTCTTCAATTCAGGGAGTTCCAATGTGTTGCCTAGAGCACACGAGGTATTGTCAAAAATTGCAAAAGTGGTGAACGATCACCGTCAATTGGACATTTTGGTGGAAGGTCACACCGACAATGTGCCTATTTCCAATAGCTGTGTGACGGATAACTGGGATTTGAGTGTGAAACGTGCTACGGCAGTGGTGCGAATCCTTCAAAACCAATACAATGTTGCTCCAAGTAGAATGACGGCAGGCGGTCGCTCCGAATATTCTCCCAAAACCAGCAATGATTCGGCTTCGAGTCGTTCAATCAATCGCCGAACCGAAATCATTATCTTGCCAAAGTTGGATGAATTTTTTGAGTTGAATACTTTACCAGAAGGAGGAGGTAGGTAA
- a CDS encoding caspase family protein, giving the protein MTKQLYALLVGINDYNHPKVSNLKGCVNDVENVKNYLENRFDHANIEMLLNDKATYQNIIQTFRSHLTANASKDDVVLFHYSGHGAREVAASEFKPFFPEGKEETLVCWDSRREGGHDLADKELAVLIEEVAKTGAHVVVLLDCCHSGSGTRQSDDFHLGATRKTYDRRDKRPLETYLEGYYQQQLDKTGGVSIPKSKHILLAACDRTQYARETKMHTGVFTTTLLNTLAKEGNDISYADLYLKCRIEILRDSDTQMPQFETSNRFNAYGKFLDGRDMADLDRREVYREDGEWVINYGAINGLETGGDCTPQFELYSKQDETQFLGFAEVGAVFPERAYLNLEFTTRNMSGYYAKPISLPAPKTLVYVHGDAESVQRFKDKEKDFLNVAFTDSLRGTKYNIEVKETGIYTYFNHTNQLIQGYENDNFDQNVKFTIELLSKIARWENGIELQNRNSKLSEDDISFVLTDGKGNTLETDAEAAKEYKNELKAEGKEVPHSQDEVINPANEDFITLYSDKNVNGGRVKIVLKAQNNARQKLHFALLYFSEEFGIEVYRNEPIDKGGNEITLWGDGADYFLFLEDEEEYHDVFKLIVSTEPIKDFLLQQMPVDLGRIQKNPRKSSSTHSYRLITNDWLTKTIHVRLLQRKHEVTEKPVEVGNKNQLVIGGHSSFKAKVGLSAAQTNSRSVDDFETLAAVFSRQEGELLSFGAEHGNAGNVLTLNEIEGDAALKENPLKIEVKVPTSEEEVILSFTYDNGMIVPVGEAIAAADGSSTEIVIDEIPNVSYPDQQKRSFGKALKLLFFKFMKREDKTQQLRRVEYPAGETAKRMREGVKEAVQKANSIMLLVHGIIGDTEQMAEAFRVAVDTKKYDLVLTFDYENLNTPIIETADLLYNKLTKEVDLLQYPDKKLDIVAHSMGGLVSRYMIEKLGGDKMVRHLYMCGTPNNGSAISEVPAYRNILITMLTFAINVGVTVPVVASIVGALDRTKKLTVTLEEMRTEGTFIPKLAATQQPSTTYSIIAGNLEEYREKSDDYTKGIANKLLKSVSKVFYGDDPNDIAVSVKSIQGITHFDQPEPHKLSAACHHMNYFTEEGGFEVVRKEIGC; this is encoded by the coding sequence ATGACAAAACAACTCTACGCTCTCTTAGTTGGTATCAATGACTACAATCACCCCAAAGTTTCCAACCTCAAAGGATGTGTCAATGATGTCGAGAATGTAAAAAATTATTTAGAAAATCGTTTTGACCATGCAAATATCGAAATGCTGCTAAACGATAAGGCGACTTACCAAAATATTATCCAAACCTTTAGAAGTCACCTCACTGCAAATGCTTCAAAAGACGATGTAGTACTATTTCACTACAGCGGACATGGTGCAAGAGAAGTTGCAGCAAGCGAATTTAAACCCTTTTTTCCAGAAGGCAAGGAAGAAACCTTGGTTTGTTGGGACAGCCGCCGAGAAGGAGGGCATGATTTGGCAGACAAAGAGTTAGCGGTATTGATTGAAGAAGTGGCAAAAACAGGAGCGCATGTTGTTGTTTTGTTGGATTGTTGTCATTCTGGTTCAGGAACCCGCCAATCAGATGATTTTCATTTGGGAGCAACTCGAAAAACGTACGACCGCCGAGACAAGCGACCTTTGGAGACCTATTTGGAAGGCTATTACCAACAACAACTGGACAAAACAGGTGGGGTAAGCATTCCCAAATCCAAACACATCTTGCTCGCTGCTTGCGACCGCACCCAATATGCAAGAGAAACCAAAATGCACACAGGCGTATTCACCACGACCTTGTTGAATACTCTTGCCAAAGAAGGCAACGACATCAGCTATGCCGATTTGTATTTGAAGTGTAGAATCGAAATACTCAGAGATTCAGACACACAAATGCCTCAATTTGAAACTTCCAATCGCTTCAATGCCTACGGTAAGTTTTTGGACGGGCGAGATATGGCAGATTTGGATAGGAGGGAGGTTTATCGAGAAGATGGCGAATGGGTCATCAACTATGGCGCAATTAACGGTTTGGAAACAGGTGGAGATTGCACCCCTCAATTTGAGCTATACTCCAAACAAGACGAAACACAGTTTTTGGGCTTTGCAGAAGTAGGCGCAGTTTTTCCCGAACGAGCCTATTTGAATTTGGAGTTTACCACCCGTAATATGTCGGGGTATTATGCCAAACCCATCAGCCTGCCAGCCCCCAAAACGCTGGTGTATGTGCATGGAGATGCAGAAAGCGTTCAACGCTTCAAAGACAAAGAAAAAGACTTCCTCAATGTGGCGTTTACCGATTCCCTCAGAGGCACGAAATACAACATTGAAGTCAAAGAAACGGGCATTTACACCTACTTCAACCACACCAATCAACTGATTCAAGGCTACGAAAACGACAACTTCGACCAAAATGTGAAATTCACGATAGAACTGCTCTCGAAAATTGCCCGATGGGAAAATGGCATCGAACTGCAAAATCGAAACAGCAAATTATCAGAAGACGATATAAGTTTTGTATTGACGGATGGTAAAGGTAATACGTTAGAAACCGATGCGGAAGCTGCAAAGGAGTATAAAAACGAATTGAAGGCAGAAGGAAAGGAAGTACCTCATTCGCAAGACGAGGTAATCAATCCTGCAAATGAAGACTTTATCACACTGTATTCGGATAAGAATGTCAATGGAGGAAGGGTCAAAATCGTATTGAAAGCGCAAAACAATGCACGACAAAAACTACATTTTGCCTTGCTTTATTTTTCGGAAGAATTTGGAATTGAGGTATATCGCAATGAACCCATTGACAAAGGAGGAAATGAAATCACGCTTTGGGGAGATGGCGCAGACTATTTTTTGTTTTTGGAAGACGAAGAAGAATATCACGATGTATTCAAATTGATTGTAAGCACCGAACCCATCAAAGATTTTTTGCTACAACAAATGCCTGTGGATTTGGGAAGGATTCAAAAAAATCCTCGAAAATCAAGCAGTACGCACAGTTACAGACTGATTACCAACGATTGGCTCACCAAAACGATTCACGTTCGACTATTGCAACGCAAACACGAAGTGACTGAAAAACCCGTTGAAGTAGGCAATAAAAACCAACTCGTAATTGGAGGACATTCTAGCTTCAAAGCCAAAGTAGGTTTGTCCGCAGCCCAAACAAACAGCCGAAGCGTAGATGATTTTGAAACCCTTGCAGCTGTGTTTTCCCGTCAAGAAGGAGAATTGTTGTCTTTTGGTGCGGAGCATGGAAATGCTGGAAATGTGCTGACTTTGAACGAGATTGAAGGCGATGCGGCACTCAAAGAAAATCCTTTGAAGATTGAAGTGAAAGTGCCGACCTCAGAGGAGGAAGTCATCTTGTCTTTCACCTACGACAACGGTATGATTGTGCCTGTGGGTGAAGCGATTGCAGCAGCAGACGGAAGCAGTACGGAGATTGTGATTGATGAAATTCCAAATGTCAGCTATCCCGACCAACAAAAAAGGAGCTTTGGCAAGGCATTGAAGTTGTTGTTTTTTAAGTTCATGAAACGAGAGGACAAAACTCAGCAATTGCGAAGGGTAGAATATCCTGCTGGTGAAACGGCGAAGCGTATGAGGGAAGGAGTGAAAGAGGCGGTGCAAAAAGCCAATTCTATTATGCTGTTGGTACATGGAATCATTGGTGATACGGAGCAGATGGCGGAAGCGTTTAGGGTGGCAGTAGATACAAAAAAATACGATTTGGTGCTGACCTTTGATTACGAAAATCTAAATACACCGATTATAGAAACGGCTGATTTACTATACAATAAGCTGACGAAAGAGGTTGATTTGCTGCAATATCCCGACAAAAAACTGGACATCGTGGCGCATTCAATGGGCGGTTTGGTGTCACGCTATATGATTGAAAAATTGGGAGGCGACAAGATGGTGCGGCACTTGTATATGTGTGGAACGCCCAACAATGGCTCGGCGATTTCGGAAGTACCTGCTTACCGCAACATCTTGATTACCATGCTCACATTTGCCATAAATGTTGGTGTGACGGTTCCTGTGGTGGCGAGCATTGTGGGCGCATTGGACCGAACCAAAAAGCTGACGGTGACATTGGAGGAGATGCGAACAGAAGGAACTTTTATTCCAAAATTGGCGGCAACTCAACAACCTTCAACGACTTACAGCATCATTGCAGGGAATTTGGAGGAGTACCGTGAAAAATCGGATGATTATACAAAGGGTATTGCGAACAAGTTATTGAAGTCAGTGAGTAAGGTTTTTTATGGCGATGATCCTAATGATATTGCAGTGAGTGTAAAAAGCATACAGGGCATCACTCATTTTGATCAACCCGAACCCCATAAATTGTCGGCAGCTTGTCACCACATGAATTATTTCACAGAAGAAGGTGGTTTTGAAGTGGTTAGGAAAGAGATAGGTTGTTGA
- a CDS encoding gliding motility-associated C-terminal domain-containing protein gives MKQHTNSFFFILCLLFTLSIHANVSTMGADISYNCVGKDVNNNSQYEFIVNLYYICKPEDPPTPGVELQLSVESNMCGESFTFPLPLKNLGGIEVTPLCEAWTDSSTCHNNRFPGVVQFQYTNIESSVGFLTLPCEASDWTISLTNVARNETITNLQNPEDHSLYIEATVNNQGGRCNNSPAFGPQSVPYMIPVTSPLSVPYYCIGLEAVFDQGILEPDGNGLAFRLVQPMGTGGVPIPYVTGLSQGNPMANTDFDFALGTGQIIFTADEPQNAVISVVIEERDLITGLSIGSVMRELQFIVIDCSNRQVKVEEGADKSIEVCPNETARFDIVILDEDADDLLEISTTMLNQFSGATLTNTTGSSPLTATFEWTPTVADLGFHNILFYIEDDACPTYSQLTQTYQIHVTQNISLNTTIYSYCATDPLGVLAIDLEGCGPFSFEPMPTEIIEEDGKITGIVPNLDFDTYTISNAEGDSEQLQIEYITDFKVHFVSNDLVICEGETAELDLFFSDASVDCEVVFLKQRASSTSTETCEECPTVSPTETTIYTAMATCENGCETGDEIMITVENEPTLTLMTNSPTLTPNGSLVTVTAIGDFDSVEWETGETSTSIEVLVEALATIEATAYSANGCSTTQSILLIFNCGDIHMPSAFSPNGDSINDEFGIAIPVEDLVDFTIYNRWGKPVFRTSDSTQKWDGMVDFEPQPNGIYPYYIEAMCRDEVIVNQGFVTLIR, from the coding sequence ATGAAACAACATACAAACTCTTTTTTCTTCATTCTGTGCTTATTATTCACCTTGTCTATTCACGCCAATGTGTCAACGATGGGTGCAGATATAAGCTATAACTGTGTGGGAAAGGATGTGAACAACAATAGCCAATATGAATTTATTGTCAATCTGTACTATATCTGCAAACCAGAAGATCCTCCCACCCCTGGGGTAGAACTGCAATTGTCGGTGGAATCCAATATGTGCGGCGAAAGTTTTACATTTCCATTGCCTCTCAAGAACTTGGGTGGCATTGAAGTAACACCACTTTGTGAAGCATGGACGGACAGTAGCACTTGCCACAATAACCGTTTTCCTGGAGTCGTGCAGTTTCAATATACCAATATCGAAAGTTCTGTTGGCTTTTTGACTCTGCCCTGTGAAGCAAGTGATTGGACAATTAGTTTAACAAATGTAGCTCGAAACGAAACAATTACCAACCTCCAAAACCCCGAAGACCATTCGCTTTATATTGAAGCTACCGTCAACAATCAGGGCGGACGTTGTAATAATTCTCCCGCTTTTGGGCCACAATCTGTTCCTTACATGATTCCCGTAACTTCGCCCTTATCTGTACCTTATTACTGTATTGGTTTGGAGGCGGTTTTTGACCAAGGTATTCTCGAACCCGATGGCAACGGTTTAGCATTTCGGTTGGTGCAACCTATGGGTACTGGTGGTGTTCCCATTCCTTATGTGACTGGCTTGAGTCAAGGCAATCCGATGGCTAATACCGATTTTGATTTTGCGTTGGGAACAGGGCAAATCATTTTTACTGCAGATGAGCCTCAAAATGCGGTCATTAGTGTGGTCATTGAAGAACGAGATTTGATAACGGGTTTGAGCATCGGGTCGGTGATGCGTGAACTGCAATTTATAGTAATTGACTGCTCCAATCGTCAGGTGAAAGTGGAGGAAGGTGCGGATAAAAGTATTGAAGTGTGTCCGAATGAAACAGCACGTTTTGATATTGTGATTTTGGATGAAGATGCCGATGATTTGCTGGAAATCAGTACTACAATGCTCAACCAATTTTCAGGTGCAACGCTGACGAATACTACGGGAAGTAGCCCACTAACGGCTACTTTTGAATGGACTCCAACGGTAGCAGATTTGGGATTCCACAATATTCTTTTCTACATTGAAGACGATGCTTGCCCTACTTATTCACAACTTACCCAAACGTATCAAATACATGTGACGCAGAATATTTCACTGAATACTACGATCTACAGCTACTGTGCGACTGACCCTTTGGGAGTTTTAGCGATTGATTTGGAGGGCTGTGGACCGTTTAGTTTTGAACCTATGCCCACCGAAATCATTGAAGAAGACGGGAAAATTACAGGGATTGTTCCAAATCTTGATTTTGACACTTATACCATCAGCAATGCAGAGGGAGACAGCGAACAGTTGCAGATTGAATATATCACCGATTTTAAAGTACATTTTGTGAGCAACGATTTGGTGATATGCGAAGGCGAAACAGCGGAGTTGGATTTGTTTTTTTCGGATGCAAGTGTGGATTGTGAAGTGGTGTTTTTGAAGCAACGAGCCTCTTCTACTTCAACCGAAACCTGCGAAGAATGTCCTACTGTATCGCCTACTGAAACAACGATTTATACTGCAATGGCTACGTGTGAAAATGGCTGTGAAACGGGGGATGAAATAATGATAACCGTTGAAAATGAACCTACTTTGACGCTGATGACCAACAGTCCAACTTTAACGCCTAATGGCAGTTTGGTGACGGTTACTGCAATAGGAGATTTTGATTCTGTGGAATGGGAAACGGGTGAAACGAGTACATCTATTGAAGTGCTGGTGGAGGCTTTGGCTACGATTGAAGCAACGGCATATAGTGCAAATGGGTGTAGCACAACTCAATCTATTTTGCTGATTTTCAACTGTGGTGACATCCACATGCCTTCTGCTTTTTCCCCCAATGGAGATTCAATCAATGATGAATTTGGGATTGCGATTCCTGTTGAAGATTTAGTAGATTTTACGATTTATAACCGCTGGGGAAAGCCTGTATTTAGAACCTCCGATTCTACCCAAAAATGGGACGGTATGGTGGATTTTGAGCCACAACCCAATGGAATCTATCCGTATTATATTGAAGCGATGTGTAGAGATGAGGTGATTGTCAATCAAGGATTTGTTACTTTGATTCGATAA
- a CDS encoding acetyl-CoA C-acyltransferase, with the protein MKEVFIVSMARTPLGSFGGALSSLSVVEIGAHVIKSAIERAGIEANTVGEVYMGNVLQANVGQAPARQAALKAGLPNSVPCTTVNKVCASGMKAVMFATQAIRLGDQDIVVAGGMESMSNTPYYTTNGRWGSKYGNQTLVDGIVRDGLQDPYDGSMMGTCGDVCADGYNFSREDQDNYAIASYKRAAEATEKGYFVDEIAPVHIPQRRGEPVVVSEDEDFRKVDYAKIPTLRPAFNKDGTVTAANASNLNDGAAALVLMSGEKMKELGLKPLAKVLSYADAAQEPVWFTTSPSKALPKAIKKANLELTDVDYFEINEAFSVVALANMKEMNLSHDQVNVFGGGVSIGHPIGCSGARILCTLISVLTHKEGKIGAAGICNGGGGASAMVIEKI; encoded by the coding sequence ATGAAAGAAGTTTTTATTGTCTCAATGGCGAGAACGCCTCTTGGGAGTTTCGGAGGTGCATTGAGTTCCTTATCTGTTGTAGAAATTGGCGCACACGTAATCAAGTCCGCAATTGAACGAGCTGGTATTGAAGCAAATACAGTGGGAGAAGTATATATGGGAAATGTCTTGCAGGCCAATGTTGGGCAAGCTCCTGCACGTCAAGCTGCATTGAAAGCAGGACTCCCCAATTCTGTTCCTTGCACTACTGTCAATAAGGTTTGTGCTTCGGGTATGAAAGCGGTTATGTTTGCTACCCAAGCCATTAGACTGGGCGATCAAGACATTGTAGTAGCGGGCGGTATGGAAAGTATGTCGAATACGCCTTACTATACCACCAATGGCAGATGGGGTTCTAAATACGGAAACCAAACGCTTGTAGATGGTATCGTAAGAGATGGATTGCAAGACCCTTATGACGGCTCGATGATGGGGACTTGTGGAGATGTTTGTGCAGACGGCTACAACTTTAGTCGTGAAGACCAAGATAACTACGCCATTGCTTCTTACAAACGAGCTGCCGAAGCTACTGAAAAGGGTTATTTTGTAGACGAAATCGCCCCTGTTCACATCCCTCAACGAAGAGGCGAACCTGTCGTGGTTTCGGAAGACGAGGATTTCAGAAAAGTGGACTACGCCAAAATTCCCACCCTTCGTCCTGCCTTCAATAAGGATGGTACTGTCACCGCTGCCAATGCTTCCAACCTCAATGACGGTGCAGCAGCTTTGGTGCTGATGAGTGGCGAAAAAATGAAGGAATTGGGATTGAAGCCCTTGGCAAAAGTGTTGAGTTATGCCGATGCTGCCCAAGAGCCTGTTTGGTTTACTACAAGTCCTTCAAAGGCACTTCCAAAAGCAATCAAAAAGGCAAATTTGGAGTTAACGGATGTCGACTATTTTGAAATCAACGAAGCATTTTCAGTTGTAGCACTTGCCAATATGAAGGAGATGAATCTGTCGCATGACCAAGTAAATGTTTTTGGAGGAGGAGTTTCTATTGGTCATCCCATTGGTTGTTCGGGAGCCAGAATTTTGTGTACCTTGATTTCGGTATTGACCCACAAAGAAGGCAAAATCGGCGCAGCAGGTATTTGCAATGGTGGTGGAGGTGCTTCGGCGATGGTGATTGAAAAAATATAA